The genomic DNA TTCATCAGATTCGATTTTTTTGAAAATATTAATTAAATCCTTTTGATCCATCTAAAACACCTGTAAAATTATAAAAGTTAAAAAAATATTGATAAAAATTATACTAGATTAAAATATACTAGATTAAAATTATACTAAATTAAAATTATATTAGATTAAAATATATTCAGCTATAAACGTTAGGTTAAAGTATATAGAAGGTTAAAGTATATAGATTAAAAATATTAAGTTAAAAATATTATAATCTAAAGAAATATTAAAAAGTTAAACATTATTAAGCTGAATGTTAAGATAAAAAGTATTATTAATAGTTAAGCTTTATTATCTATTAAAAAATAAATTGAAACTAAAAACACCCAAATAAATCCTATTGTAAATGTTATTCTTTCTAAAAGCCCTGCATAATATTGTATTCCAATAAAATTAGAAAATCCTAAATTACTTATCAAAAAGGTTATTAATACTATCATACCAGACAAAGAAGAATAAACTAACCAATTTAGCTCTCTTTTATAAGTGAAATAATTTCCAAAAATGAAACAAGCTAATGCTATCCCAAAGAAAAAAATTGTTAAAAACAATCGATTCAAAATACTTCTCAAATATTCATTAGATAACATTTCAGGTGTAAAATATCCATTAATATAACCTGTAGTGAAACAACCTGCACCAATTAATCCCAAACCACAAATAAATATAAAAATATAAGTCCATTTAGAAATCTGATTAAATCTCATTTTACTTAACTTAAAAAATCCAAATGCAAATAAAATTAGTAAAATTCCTGTTAAAATGAAAGTAAATGATTGTATCCATCCAAAAGACCCAATAGCTAATGAACTTATAGACATTTTTAAAGGATTATAAGAATATTTAAAAATTCCTTGAATAATCCAAGAAAATGTAAATATAAAAGATGCAATAGCACCACATGAAATAAGCCATTTATAATTTAGATTCTTTAGAATATCATTGTCAATGTTTTTATCTTTCATTTGTTCCACCAATAAGATTAACTTATTAAAATTTATAGTTTATTAATATTTATAATTTGATATAAATTAAGAATTAAATAAATTTAATTAAAATCAATGACCCCCATAAAATTTCAATTAAATTTTAAATTAAAAAATGATGAAACAATGCAGAAAAAATATTAAAATATTAAAAAATTATCTAAAAAAATATTAAAAAAGCTAAAGTTATGCTAAAGTTATTATTTAATGAATTTACCTAATCTAAGTTCACGAAAAGCTTCATCTAATTCTTCATCAGTATTCATAACAATAGGACCTCCCCAAGCAATAGGTTCTCTAAGAGGTTTACCTGAAAACAACATGAAACGTAATCCATTGGCTCCAGCTTTAGCTTTAAAATGATCTCCTTCATCAAAAATAGCTACAGTCTTATTATCAACAATAATATCCTCATTTTCTCCAAAAAACCCATTTCCTTCAAATATATAGATAAATAAATTATTTTCTTCATTTGATGGAATTTCAAACTCAAAACCTGGATTTAAGCTAATATCAAAAATAATGACTTGAACATGGCGAGTATCAACACCATCAATATTATCATATAATCCAGAAATAACTTTAACTACACCACCATTTTCTGGAAGATCGATAGATTTAATCATATCCCTAGTAATATCAAAATAAGCAGGTTCGTCCATCTTGGACATTTTTGGCATATTTAACCATATTTGAAGACCAAAAAGTTTATCAGATGCCTGAGGCATCTCTTCATGAAGAATACCACTTCCAGAAGTCATCCATTGAGATTCTCCCTCTTTAATAGTCCCTCCATTACCTAAACTATCTTTGTGATCAATTTCTCCCTTTATAAGATAGGTAATAGTTTCAATTCCTCGGTGAGGGTGCATTGGAAAACCTAAAATATAATCTTCAGGGTTTTCACTATCAAAAGCATCCAGCATTAAAAATGGGTCAATATCATAGACATCACTAGGACCAAGAACTCTTATTAAATGAACACCTGCACCATCAATCACAGGTTGGCCTTTTACTGTTTTAAAAATATTTCTTGTTTTCATTTTTAACCCTCAACTTCTTTAATTAATAAATCTCTATTTAAAAGATAAATAAAAAAATTTTATAATAATCAAATTAGATATGAAGAGTTGTTTTAAGACACAAATATGAATATATATTTGTGTTTAATGAGTATTAAAAATTTGGATTTCCATATTTAAAAACTAGAAATAGAAAAATAAACTAGAAAAAATAAAAGTAATAACTAAAATAAGTAAAATTAAAATAAGATAACTAAAATTAAAATAAAATAATGACTTAAAATAAAATAAGGACAAAATATAATAAAAAAGGAAAAAAATATAAAAAGATAAAAGTATTAAATAAGAATATTTTAGAAATATTTATAAAAATACTGAATAAATACAAAAATTAAATAAATAAGATAAAAAATAATTTATTTAAAATTAATCTAAAACCAATCTTTAGATGATTTTAAAACTTCATCAACTATTTTTTTAGAAGAACCCAAATAAGTATGAGGATTCATGATTTTTTCAACATCTTCCTTGGATAAAAATTCTTTAACTTCATCTTTAGTTAATATAACATCAAAAAGAGGTTCATTTTCTTTATTAGCTTTTAT from Methanobrevibacter arboriphilus JCM 13429 = DSM 1125 includes the following:
- a CDS encoding DUF998 domain-containing protein; the encoded protein is MKDKNIDNDILKNLNYKWLISCGAIASFIFTFSWIIQGIFKYSYNPLKMSISSLAIGSFGWIQSFTFILTGILLILFAFGFFKLSKMRFNQISKWTYIFIFICGLGLIGAGCFTTGYINGYFTPEMLSNEYLRSILNRLFLTIFFFGIALACFIFGNYFTYKRELNWLVYSSLSGMIVLITFLISNLGFSNFIGIQYYAGLLERITFTIGFIWVFLVSIYFLIDNKA
- a CDS encoding pirin family protein is translated as MKTRNIFKTVKGQPVIDGAGVHLIRVLGPSDVYDIDPFLMLDAFDSENPEDYILGFPMHPHRGIETITYLIKGEIDHKDSLGNGGTIKEGESQWMTSGSGILHEEMPQASDKLFGLQIWLNMPKMSKMDEPAYFDITRDMIKSIDLPENGGVVKVISGLYDNIDGVDTRHVQVIIFDISLNPGFEFEIPSNEENNLFIYIFEGNGFFGENEDIIVDNKTVAIFDEGDHFKAKAGANGLRFMLFSGKPLREPIAWGGPIVMNTDEELDEAFRELRLGKFIK